The Candidatus Dadabacteria bacterium nucleotide sequence GCGCCGGTTCCGGTTCCGCCGCCCATGCCCGCGGTAATGAAAACCATGTCCGAGCCGTCAAGAACCTCGGATATCCGCGCCTTGTCCTCAATGGCGGCGTCTTCCCCCACGTCCGGAACCCCGCCCGCGCCGAGCCCGCGGGTGGCGAGGTTTCCTATCTGCAATTTGGCATAGGCGGACGATTTCTTCAGATGCTGGGAATCGGTGTTGACGGCGACAAAATCAACCCCGGTCAGCCCCCTTCCCATGAGGGACTCCAGGGCGTTGCAACCGCCGCCGCCCACGCCCACCAGCTTTATCTTTGCCCTGAGATGAGCGTCCGGGGGAACTATTGTAAAAGTCGGCACAATTCAGCCTCCGCGCGAATCAGAAATAACCGCCAAACCACCGCCCCATCCATGCTCGTATTTTGTCAAACGTATTGTCGCCCCGCACTCTTATCCTATCAGAATTCTCCGAGTATTTCACTCCGTAGTGTATCAACCCCACCCCGGTTGAGTAGGCGGGGCTGGAAACCGCCGCCGCGCCGCCCTTGTCAATCCCGATGGGAACGCCGAGACGCGCCTCCATGCCGAATATTTCCGACGCCGTCTCAACCGCGCCCTCCATTGCAAAAGTTCCGCCCGTGAGAACCACCTTTGCCGCATCGCCGTCCATTTTGACCGAATCAGGTATCTGGTCGCGGGCGAGCGTCAGTATCTCCTTCATTCTGGGCGCGATGACTTCCGAGATCTCGCGCTGGGAAACCTTGCGCACGGTGTTGTCCGAACACTCTATTTCCACATCTTTCAGTTCCGAGGCGCTGTCCACCAGGGCAACCCCGTGGGCCTCTTTTATTTCGCGCGAATGGCCGTAGGAAACCACGTTGAAGCAGTGGGACAGGTCTCTGTCTATGTGGTCTCCGCCGAGCGTTATGTTCTGGGTGTATTTCAGGCAGCCCCCGCTGAAAACGGCGATGTCCGTGGTGCCGCCGCCGCAGTCAACGAGAATAACCCCGAGTTCCTTTTCCGCCTCGTTCAGCACCGCCTCCCCGGAGGCTATCTGCTCAAGCACTATGCCGTTCACATCAAGGCCCGCGTCGCGAACGCATCCCACAAGGTTGTTGGTGTCCGCCACCTGCCCGGTAACTATGTGGACATCCGCTTCTATGCTTGTCCCGTGCATGCCGAGAGGGTTGGCGACCGCGGGCTGGCCGTCTATTGAATACCTTCCCGCAACCGTGTGAATTATTTCCCTGTCCGCGGAAACGCTTGTCGCCGTGGCGGTGTTGATGATCCGCTCCAGGTCGGCCTCGGTAACGGCGCCGTCTGTTATCCGCACACTTGCGCGCGTGTCATGGCTCTTGACGTGCCCGCCCGCTATCCCCACAAAAACAGACCTTATTTCCTCGCCCGAAACCGTCTCGGCCTCCTCAATGGCGGCAACCACACACTCAGTTGTCCTGTCCATGTCAACCACTATTCCCCTGCGCAGACCCGTTGACTGATGAGTGCCCATGCCCAATATGGCGATGTTTCTTTTGCGCGCCTCGGCGACAATGGCGCATATCTTGGTCGTGCCAAGGTCAAGCCCGACAATGATGTCCCTTCCTGAACCCACTTCAATTTCCGCCCGGGCGGACAAATCCCACGCCGTCCCGGCGAAGGTTAATATACGCGGCCTTAAGTCCAATCTCATACAGATTGCGGCTTATTTTTTCAAGTTTTTCCCACTGCCCGTCAAGGTCGGAGCCGGGCAGTTCCACCTTGAGGCCGCGCCGGGTGAATATCTCAAAGCCGTCTCCGCCCAGAACCGCCACCTCCGATATGTCATCCCACCGGGGAGCGGAGCGCGCCGAGGAGGAAAGGGTCAAAACCCGCGTCCCTTCGCTCTCAAAGCCCGCAGGCGCTCTCACAACCGGGTAGTCCGTCCCGTGCGCGGCGACCGGCGCGGGCCCCAAATCGCCGCCGTCCGAATCAAGGTAGCGCAGCCTTCC carries:
- a CDS encoding FtsQ-type POTRA domain-containing protein; translation: MRPDLFLAVLCAAGLFFGARFALTVDRVRVEGAAAVSGRDVIKRIGMSPGGAGVLLLPGAASRSLKKDRWIKNVSVKRDFRGGAVITIEEKKPFCLSVASDGRLRYLDSDGGDLGPAPVAAHGTDYPVVRAPAGFESEGTRVLTLSSSARSAPRWDDISEVAVLGGDGFEIFTRRGLKVELPGSDLDGQWEKLEKISRNLYEIGLKAAYINLRRDGVGFVRPGGN
- the ftsA gene encoding cell division protein FtsA, yielding MGSGRDIIVGLDLGTTKICAIVAEARKRNIAILGMGTHQSTGLRRGIVVDMDRTTECVVAAIEEAETVSGEEIRSVFVGIAGGHVKSHDTRASVRITDGAVTEADLERIINTATATSVSADREIIHTVAGRYSIDGQPAVANPLGMHGTSIEADVHIVTGQVADTNNLVGCVRDAGLDVNGIVLEQIASGEAVLNEAEKELGVILVDCGGGTTDIAVFSGGCLKYTQNITLGGDHIDRDLSHCFNVVSYGHSREIKEAHGVALVDSASELKDVEIECSDNTVRKVSQREISEVIAPRMKEILTLARDQIPDSVKMDGDAAKVVLTGGTFAMEGAVETASEIFGMEARLGVPIGIDKGGAAAVSSPAYSTGVGLIHYGVKYSENSDRIRVRGDNTFDKIRAWMGRWFGGYF